The bacterium nucleotide sequence GTTTCACAGTAAGCGTTCAGATGGTGTAAGAAAAGGAGATATGGAGATAAAGGAGATAAGGAGATATTATTAAAAAAAATTGAAATTAGTAGAAACTAATAGAAATTTATGGAAATTTGTTGTTTTCCACAATCAATTTCTACCTATTTCTATAAATTTCAATCTATTTCTATTATCTTATCTCCATATCTTCCTTATCTCCTTATCCCCCTTCTTACACTTCTAATGTATAACCTGAACGGTTACGTTTCACAAAATGCGGATTTAAGAATCCCCAATTCAAAATCCGAAAATTCTAAAATACAAGGAGGATAACAATGCGGTTTTTTATAGCAGTGCTGATGTGTATTTGTGTAGGAGTAGGAGGACAATTATTGTTAAAAACAGGTGTTTCGCAAGCGGAGATAGGTAATTATTTTCAAATGCTAACTCATCCTGCGGTTATCATAGGTGGTTTTCTTTATATCGGAAGTTCTTTCTTATGGCTTTTATTGCTTCAAAGAGCACACCTGAGTTACCTATATCCACTGATTAGTGTCTCGTATGTCCTGGTAGTAATTGCTTCTTGCCTTTTATTTCAGGAAATAGTATCCCCTATTAGATGGATAGGGGTAGGAGTAATTTGTGTGGGAGTAACTTTAGTTTCACAGAGTTAGTGATTGGTAATTGGTAATTGGTAACTGGTGATTGGTAATTGGTTAAATATCTTCGTCGTAAGTTCAGCCGGATAGTATTTAATTACCAGTTACCGGTTACCAATTACCAGTTATCAGTTATCAGTTACCAATTACCAATTACCAGTTACCAATTACCAGTTACCAGTTACCAATTACCAGTTACCAATTACCAGTTACCAATTACCAGTTACCAATTACCAGTTACCAATTACCAGTTACCAGTTACCAATTACCAATTACCAGTTACCAGTTACCAGTTAATAAGGAGGAAAATTATGCCAATATTATTAGCTATTTTGGTCTGTGTGGCGATTGTAGTCACAGGACAGTTGTTGTTAAAAACAGGCGTAGGTAAGCCTTCGGGTAAGCCTATTCCATTAGAATTAATCAGGATATTTACTATGCCCAGAGTAATCTTTGGATTTTCACTTTATATATTTAGTGCCATGCTCTGGCTGTGGATTTTACAAAAGGCCCCTTTGAGTTTTGCTTACCCGATGTTAAGTCTAGCCTATGTCTTGATAGTCTTCTCATCTAAATTCATTCTCAAAGAACATGTGCCTTTGATAAGATGGATAGGTGTAGCAGTTATCTGCATTGGTATATTTTTAATTTCACAAAGTTAGGAAATTTTCATCAAGGTTTAAAATATGGTTACTTTAAAGCAAATATGCCAATTTCTTGAGACAGAGTTAAATATAGCCCAGGTTAAAGATGAGGCGATAAATGGCTTACAAGTTGAAGGAAAAAAGACAATTGAGAAAATAGCCTGTGCTGTTGATGCCTCATTAGAAACTTTTTATGAGGCAAAAAAACAAAATGTAGATATGATTATTGTTCATCATGGTCTATTTTGGGGAACACCTCAACCTTTAACCGGTACCCTTTATAAACGATTAGAGGTGTTGTTTAAAAATGATATTTCGCTCTATGCGGTGCATTTGCCTTTAGACCTTCATCCAACACTTGGCAATAATGCTCAATTAATGAATTTATTTGTCCCCAAAACATCACAACCTTTTGGGAAATATCATGAAGTACCAATTGGGTATTTAGGCAACTTAAAAAAAGGAATTGATTTATTAGATGTTAAACAAATACTTGAGCAAAGGTTAAATACTATTTGTCGATTATTAGATTTTGGTAGACAAAAGATTAAAAGCATAGCCATAGTCTCGGGTGGTGGCTCGGATATGCTTAAAGAGGCGATAGAAAAAGAGGTGGATTTATTTATTACTGGCGAATCAAAATTATTTACATATCATTTAGCCAGGGAATCAAAAATCAATATTATCTTTGCTGGTCATTATGCCACCGAGACATTAGGAGTTAAGGCATTGGCAGAGGTTTTAGCCCAAAAATTTCAAATAGAATGTCCTTTTATTGATATTCCAACAGAACTTTAAAAAGGAGAAAAAATGAAAGATTTATTAAAAAAAATTACAGATGTCCCTAAAGTATCAGGAAGTGAAGATGATATCAGGAATATTATCGTTAACGAGATAAAAGAGTATGTTGATACAATTGAGATTGATAAATTCGGTAATATTATATCAATCATAAAAGGAGATAAAAAACCAAAAGTAATGTTAGCGGCTCATATGGATGAAATTGGATTAATGGTAAAATTTATAGATGAAAAAGGGTTTATCCGATTTATTCCAATTGGTGGGATTAATGATCAAATGTTACTTAATCAAAGAGTAACTATTAAAACCTCAAAAGGGTATATTCCAGGGGTAATAGGTTCCAGGCCTCCACATTTAATGGATGAAGAAGAAAAAAAGAAATTAATAACTTATGATAAGATGTATATTGATGTCGGAGCAAAAAATTATGATGATGTTCTAAAAATGGGTATTCAAAAAGGGGATTCAATCTTTTTTACGCGTATATTTACTGAATTAGCCAATAACAATATCTCGGCTATGTCACTTGATAATAGTGTAGGGTGTACTATTCTTATAAGTCTGATAAAAAATTTAAAAAAGGTCCCGGCTGAATTATATACTGTTTTCACTACCCAGGAAGAGGTTGGTTTAAAAGGAGCTACGGTCTGTAGTTACAGTATTAATCCAGATGTTGCCTTAGCCGTAGATATTGAGATTGCAGGTGACTACCCGGAGATAAAAAAAGAAGAAGCAGACAGTGAAATAGGTAAAGGGACTTCATTTGTAATGTCTGATGCTTTAGGTAGGGGATTAATTATTCATCCTCAAGTTAAA carries:
- a CDS encoding EamA family transporter, giving the protein MPILLAILVCVAIVVTGQLLLKTGVGKPSGKPIPLELIRIFTMPRVIFGFSLYIFSAMLWLWILQKAPLSFAYPMLSLAYVLIVFSSKFILKEHVPLIRWIGVAVICIGIFLISQS
- a CDS encoding multidrug resistance protein, which translates into the protein MRFFIAVLMCICVGVGGQLLLKTGVSQAEIGNYFQMLTHPAVIIGGFLYIGSSFLWLLLLQRAHLSYLYPLISVSYVLVVIASCLLFQEIVSPIRWIGVGVICVGVTLVSQS
- a CDS encoding M42 family metallopeptidase; translation: MKDLLKKITDVPKVSGSEDDIRNIIVNEIKEYVDTIEIDKFGNIISIIKGDKKPKVMLAAHMDEIGLMVKFIDEKGFIRFIPIGGINDQMLLNQRVTIKTSKGYIPGVIGSRPPHLMDEEEKKKLITYDKMYIDVGAKNYDDVLKMGIQKGDSIFFTRIFTELANNNISAMSLDNSVGCTILISLIKNLKKVPAELYTVFTTQEEVGLKGATVCSYSINPDVALAVDIEIAGDYPEIKKEEADSEIGKGTSFVMSDALGRGLIIHPQVKKWLLDTAKDLNIPYQLHVGGKGGTTDASSIRLAREGIPTGAVSVPIRYAHTPIEVVNLIDMENTMTFLKFAIEKVNKYFPPVQLEIKG
- a CDS encoding Nif3-like dinuclear metal center hexameric protein; the protein is MVTLKQICQFLETELNIAQVKDEAINGLQVEGKKTIEKIACAVDASLETFYEAKKQNVDMIIVHHGLFWGTPQPLTGTLYKRLEVLFKNDISLYAVHLPLDLHPTLGNNAQLMNLFVPKTSQPFGKYHEVPIGYLGNLKKGIDLLDVKQILEQRLNTICRLLDFGRQKIKSIAIVSGGGSDMLKEAIEKEVDLFITGESKLFTYHLARESKINIIFAGHYATETLGVKALAEVLAQKFQIECPFIDIPTEL